A single genomic interval of Eurosta solidaginis isolate ZX-2024a chromosome 3, ASM4086904v1, whole genome shotgun sequence harbors:
- the eEF1alpha1 gene encoding elongation factor 1-alpha 1, producing the protein MGKEKIHINIVVIGHVDSGKSTTTGHLIYKCGGIDKRTIEKFEKEAQEMGKGSFKYAWVLDKLKAERERGITIDIALWKFETAKYYVTIIDAPGHRDFIKNMITGTSQADCAVLIVAAGTGEFEAGISKNGQTREHALLAFTLGVKQLIVGVNKMDSSEPPYSEARYEEIKKEVSSYIKKIGYNPAAVAFVPISGWHGDNMLEPSSNMPWFKGWKVERKEGNAEGKTLIEALDAILPPSRPTDKALRLPLQDVYKIGGIGTVPVGRVETGILKPGMVVVFAPANITTEVKSVEMHHEALPEAVPGDNVGFNVKNVSVKELRRGYVAGDSKVSPPRGAADFTAQVIVLNHPGQIANGYTPVLDCHTAHIACKFAEIKEKVDRRSGKTTEENPKFIKSGDAAIVNLVPSKPLCVESFQEFPPLGRFAVRDMRQTVAVGVIKSVNFKDATGGKVTKAAEKATKGKK; encoded by the coding sequence ATGGGTAAGGAGAAAATTCATATTAACATTGTCGTTATTGGACACGTCGATTCTGGTAAATCCACCACTACCGGTCACTTGATCTACAAGTGCGGTGGTATCGACAAGCGTACCATTGAAAAATTCGAGAAGGAAGCTCAAGAAATGGGCAAAGGTTCCTTTAAATATGCATGGGTTTTGGATAAATTGAAGGCCGAACGTGAGCGTGGTATCACCATCGATATTGCATTGTGGAAATTCGAGACTGCTAAATACTACGTCACCATCATTGACGCCCCTGGTCACAGAGATTTCATCAAGAACATGATCACTGGTACCTCCCAGGCTGATTGTGCTGTGTTGATCGTTGCCGCTGGTACTGGTGAATTCGAAGCTGGTATTTCCAAGAACGGTCAGACTCGTGAGCATGCTTTGCTCGCTTTCACATTGGGTGTGAAACAACTTATTGTTGGTGTTAACAAGATGGACTCCTCTGAACCACCATACAGTGAGGCACGTTATGAGGAAATCAAAAAGGAAGTGTCATCGTACATTAAGAAGATTGGTTATAATCCAGCTGCTGTTGCTTTTGTGCCAATTTCTGGCTGGCATGGTGATAACATGTTGGAACCTTCCAGCAACATGCCCTGGTTCAAGGGATGGAAGGTTGAACGTAAAGAAGGCAATGCTGAAGGTAAAACACTCATTGAAGCCCTTGACGCCATCCTGCCACCAAGTCGGCCAACCGACAAAGCTCTGCGTTTGCCATTGCAGGATGTTTACAAAATTGGTGGTATCGGAACAGTACCAGTCGGCCGGGTGGAAACTGGTATCTTGAAGCCCGGtatggttgttgtgtttgctCCAGCGAACATCACTACTGAAGTTAAGTCTGTTGAAATGCATCACGAAGCTTTGCCAGAAGCCGTACCCGGTGATAACGTTGGTTTTAACGTAAAGAACGTTTCGGTTAAGGAATTGCGTCGTGGTTATGTCGCTGGCGACTCAAAGGTGAGCCCACCTAGGGGCGCTGCCGATTTCACAGCTCAGGTTATTGTATTGAATCACCCCGGTCAAATTGCCAATGGCTACACTCCAGTATTGGATTGCCACACCGCTCACATTGCCTGCAAATTCGCTGAAATTAAGGAGAAGGTTGATCGTCGTTCCGGTAAGACCACCGAAGAGAATCCCAAATTCATCAAGTCTGGTGATGCTGCCATTGTCAACTTGGTGCCCTCCAAGCCCCTGTGTGTTGAATCCTTCCAGGAATTCCCTCCATTGGGTCGCTTCGCTGTACGTGATATGAGACAGACTGTCGCTGTCGGTGTAATCAAGAGTGTGAACTTCAAGGATGCCACCGGTGGCAAAGTAACCAAGGCCGCTGAAAAGGCAACCAAGGGAAAGAAGTAG
- the LOC137246966 gene encoding proteasome assembly chaperone 2 — protein MLQLKNRESLDLKGFTVIIPSICVGNAAQLACDLLIASKKMQRVGSLMHPALIPVFGPSAYQHEPTERVASCEIYESSENKLVVIQLRTPLISRHAQSLHDYLCELVHQAQRVVILSASFGFEKREIGTSPYEYCMSESFRETHKTQLENVKWMEFKGEMIFGGGNGLQLFRLLEDKKVPGMLLFRYVLEGDNSTDATLIVRELNDLCSSFLQLEAENKAIKLTIPVSWKLLFGNDVTAFIF, from the coding sequence ATGCtgcaattaaaaaatagggaatcGTTGGATCTTAAAGGTTTCACTGTTATTATACCGAGCATATGTGTCGGAAATGCTGCACAATTAGCATGTGATTTATTGATTGCCTCGAAGAAAATGCAACGAGTAGGTAGTCTTATGCATCCTGCATTAATTCCTGTCTTTGGACCATCAGCATATCAACATGAGCCTACAGAAAGAGTTGCGTCATGTGAAATATATGAAAGTAGCGAAAATAAACTAGTAGTCATACAACTTCGAACACCTCTCATCTCACGACATGCACAAAGTTTACATGACTACTTGTGTGAGTTGGTGCATCAAGCCCAAAGAGTAGTCATACTAAGTGCCAGCTTTGGATTTGAAAAACGTGAAATAGGTACATCACCTTATGAATATTGCATGTCTGAATCATTTCGAGAAACTCATAAAACCCAATTGGAAAACGTGAAATGGATGGAGTTTAAGGGAGAAATGATCTTCGGGGGAGGAAATGGGTTGCAATTGTTTCGTTTACTGGAAGATAAAAAAGTTCCTGGAATGTTGCTTTTCCGATACGTATTGGAGGGTGATAATTCAACAGATGCCACATTAATTGTTCGTGAATTAAACGATTTGTGCTCTAGCTTCTTGCAATTGGAGGCAGAGAATAAAGCAATAAAATTAACTATACCCGTGTCATGGAAACTACTCTTCGGAAATGACGTTACCGCCTTCATATTTTAA